In Raphanus sativus cultivar WK10039 chromosome 5, ASM80110v3, whole genome shotgun sequence, the following proteins share a genomic window:
- the LOC130512687 gene encoding uncharacterized protein LOC130512687, giving the protein MADGFNIYELRSWMYSHKDDSGRVTDAFLSGLETFMHQAGCTPITQESGKMFCPCRKCKNSKFARSETVWKHLLNRGFTPQYYIWYQHGEGYGGNEASSSNNFEAAGNSEEPNHLHNESSYHQEEQMVDHDRVQDMITDAFLETTTAIAHETGNVEEPNLDAKRFYEMLDAANQPIYTGCREGLSKLSLAARMMNIKTDHNLPENCMDAWAELFKEYLPEDNVSAESYYEIQKLVYSLGLPSEMIDVCIDNCMIYWKDDEKLEECRFCKKPRFKPQGRGRNRVPYQRMWYLPIKDRLKRLYQSERTAAWMRWHAEHVQKDGEVAHPSDARAWKHFNKVYPDFAENIRNVYLGLCTDGFSPFGMSGRQYSLWPVILTPYNLPPDMCMEQEFLFLTILIPGPKHPKRSLDVFLQPLIQELKELWSEGVRTYDCSTKTNFTMRAVLLWTISDFPAYGMLSGWTTHGRLSCPYCHGSTDAFQLKNGRKSCWFDCHRRFLPVAHPYRRNKTLFRKNKVVRDSPPPYLTGQQIEEDIDYYGAQKTVKQGGNWHVPGNMPDGYGVSHNWHKKSIFWELPYWKDLLLRHNLDVMHIEKNFFDNIMNTILNVPGKTKDNKKSRMDLPDICSRSELHIKSNGNVPVPIFRLSSEAKSTLFDWVASEVKFPDGYVSNLSRCVERGQKFSGMKSHDCHVFMQRLLPFAFAELLPTNVHEALAAIGAFFRDLSTRTFKEEVIEQLHENIPIIVCNLEKIFPPSFFDVMEHLVVHLPYEALLRGPVHNGWMYPYERSMKHLKGKARNLAKVEGSIVAGSLTAETSNFTSYYFASTVRTRKRVPRRYDDGGVPQSYAVDGVPDIFCQIGRFGGKLREVWWSSDEDKHSAHTYILLNCEDAVMRSFESLFVSQVEEAIPGISGTEVDARKDKHFVKWLKGQVDYDDPYYPVWFHDLIQGPVAKVTTSSMYFTRGFTFHTYEYGRRRATSNYGICVKGETDFYGILQEIIEVEFPGLLKLKCVLFKCEWFDPVENRGVRFNKFGVVDIHSGRRYNKFEPFILASQAEQVSFLPYPRLRSSGINWLTAIKITPRGRIVAGEEPPLQEEDAINEVEVPDQQTDEILLIDPDNRQYEDLPEDVTDEAREDEFDRSDDDHCSDVDENSNDSS; this is encoded by the exons atggctGATGGCTTCAATATTTACGAGTTACGAAGTTGGATGTATTCGCATAAAGATGATTCCGGTAGAGTGACGGATGCATTTCTAAGCGGGCTAGAGACATTCATGCACCAGGCGGGCTGTACACCGATCACGcaggaaagcggtaagatgttctgcccttgtcggaaatgcaagaattcaaaatttgctCGTAGTGAAACTGTATGGAAGCACTTACTAAACAGAGGATTTAcaccacaatattatatttggtatcaacATGGGGAGGGTTATGGTggaaatgaagctagtagtagtaataattttgaagctgctggtaatagtgaagaaccgaatcatttgcataatgaatctagttatcatcaggaggagcagatggtagatcatgatagggttcaagacatgattactgatgcatttttagaaacaactactgcaatagctcatgaaactggaaatgtagaagaacctaatttggatgcaaaaaggttttatgaaatgttagatgctgcaaatcaaccaatctacactggttgtagagaaggtctctctaaattgtctctagcagctaggatgatgaacaTTAAAACGGATCATAATTTACCTGAGAATTGCATGGATGCTTGGGCGGagttgttcaaagagtatttgccagaagacaacgtgtcagctgaatcttattatgagattcagaaattggtttatagtcttgggttgccttcggagatgatagatgtttgcatcgacaactgcatgatctactggaaggatgatgagaagttagaagagtgtcgattctgcaagaaaccacgattcaagccgcaaggacgtgggaggaatagggtaccgtaccaaaggatgtggtacctacccaTTAAAGACAGGTTAAAAAGATTATACCAATCGGAGAGGACTGCTGCATGGATGAGGTGGCATGCTGAACATGTCCAGAAGGATGGCGAGGTCGCTCACCCATCAGATGCAAGggcgtggaaacatttcaacAAGGTATACCCAGATTTCGCTGAAAATATTCGGAATGTCTATCTTGGGTTATGCaccgatggatttagtccatttggtATGTCTGGGAGACAGTATTCTTTGTGGCCAGTTATTCTTACGCCGTACAACCTGCCGCCGGATATGTGCATGGAACAAGAAtttctattcttgaccatattaatcccTGGGCCGAAGCATCCAAAACGGTCGTTGGATGTATTTCTTCAACCACTGATACAGGAGCTAAAGGAGTTGTGGTCAGAAGGGGTAAGAACTTATGATTGTTCCACGAAAACcaattttacgatgcgagcaGTTCTGCTGTGGacgataagtgactttcctgcttatggaATGTTGTCTGGCTGGACAACTCATGGAAggttatcttgtccatattgtcatGGATCTACGGATgcttttcaactgaagaatggtagaaagagttgttggtttgattgtcatcgtcgatttcttccTGTTGCCCATCCTTACAGAAGAaataagacattgtttaggaaaaacaaagttgtcAGAGACAGTCCTCCTCCATATCTCACAGGCCAGCAGATCGAGGAGGACATTGATTATTACGGAGCTCAGAAAACTGTGAAGCAAGGAGGAAACTGGCATGTTCCTGGTAATATGCCTGATGGGTATGGGGTTTCTCAcaattggcataagaaaagtatattttgggagctaCCTTACTGGAAAGATCTTCTTTTACGCCACAACTtggatgtgatgcatatagagaagaacttttttgacaacatcatgaatacaatactgAACGTCccagggaagacaaaagataacaaaaagtcAAGGATGGACTTACccgatatttgctcaagaagtgaGTTACATATCAAGAGCAATGGAAATGTTCCTGTTCCCATCTTTCGATTGTCATCAGAAGCGAAGTCAACTTTGTTTGACTGGGTTGCATCAGAAGTGAAGTTTCCTGATGGTTACGTTTCAAATCTGTCAAGATGTGTTGAACGAGGTCAAAAGTTCTCAggaatgaagagtcatgattgtcatgtgtttatgcaacgactacttccatTCGCTTTTGCTGAGCTCCTTCCAACAaatgtacatgaagcacttgcag CGATCGGAGCTTTCTTCAGAGACCTTAGCACACGTACGTTCAAGGAAGAAGTCATCGAACAACTTCATGAGAACATCCCGATCATAGTGTGCAACctagagaagatatttcctccatcattttttgacgtcatggaacatCTAGTTGTCCACCTCCCGTACGAAGCATTACTTCGCGGACCTGTTCACaatggatggatgtatccaTATGAGCGCTCTATGAAACATTTGAAGGGGAAAGCAAGAAATCTTGCAAAGGTGGAAGGTTCGATTGTGGCTGGAAGTTTGACAGCAGAAACATCTAACTTCACATCATACTACTTTGCTTCAACGGTTCGTACGAGGAAAAGAGTTCctagaagatatgatgatggtggagtaCCGCAATCTTATGCAGTAGACGGTGTTCCTGACATTTTCTGCCAAATTGGACGGTTTGGTGGTAAACTGAGAGAAGTATGGTGGTCCAGTGATGAGGATAAGCATAGTGCCCACACTTATATTCTGCTCAACTGCGAGGATGCTGTGATGCGTTCTTTTGAAAG CTTGTTTGTATCTCAAGTTGAAGAAGCAATACCAGGAATATCCGGAACCGAGGTGGATGCAAGGAAAGATAAGCACTTTGTCAAGTGGTTAAAAGGACag GTTGATTATGACGATCCATATTATCCTGTATGGTTTCATGATTTGATCCAAGGTCCAGTagcaaaggtcaccacatcatCTATGTACTTCACACGAGGTTTCACTTTTCATACATATGAGTATGGGAGACGTCGGGCAACAAGCAACTACGGGatatgtgtgaaaggtgaaacagacttttacgggatcttgcaagagattattgaagtggaatttccagggtTGTTGAAGCTAAAATGTGTCCTCTTCAAATGCGAGTGGTTCGACCCGGTGGAGAACCgtggtgttcggtttaacaaatttggtGTTGTGGATATCCATTCTGGGAGAAGAtataacaaattcgagcctttcatcttagcttcccAAGCCGAACAAGTTAGCTTCCTTCCATACCCTCGCCTTCGAAGTTCTGGGATAAATTGGTTAACTGCTATCAAAATAACACCTCGTGGACGGATTGttgctggagaagaaccacctttgcaagaagaagatgcaatcaatgaagttgaggtacctgatcaacaaactgatgaaattcttttgatcgacccggataaccgtcaatatgaagatcttcccgaaGATGTGACGGATGAAGCACGTGAAGATGAGTTCGATAGAAGCGATGATGATCATTGTAGTGATGTTGATGAGAACTCAAATGATTCTTcatga